Proteins found in one Vicia villosa cultivar HV-30 ecotype Madison, WI unplaced genomic scaffold, Vvil1.0 ctg.000625F_1_1, whole genome shotgun sequence genomic segment:
- the LOC131629979 gene encoding LOW QUALITY PROTEIN: organic cation/carnitine transporter 3-like (The sequence of the model RefSeq protein was modified relative to this genomic sequence to represent the inferred CDS: substituted 2 bases at 2 genomic stop codons) produces the protein MAAIEELPSSIPQPSSKVYILFPLLLSNLNXPNYVXTKSDSVVQEKVFPSIDDMMEKGFGRFGWFEFMMCILVSFASFFDAQQSFITIYTDEYPTWHCINSTLCSSDSNICNIPKSSWSWDGPSHKTVISQWSLECASSFVTGLPQSSFFIGCLFGSFLLSTLADTSLGRKNTLVMSCLSMSIVSILIVFSTNIWIYSAFKFVIGFFSSSIGTCVLVLLAEKVSTERRFTVGIIEYFCFTLGYMSLSGIGYVNRFNSWRSVYIWTSVPAICYSGLAYIFVTESPRWLLMQGRHEEAMAMLTDVSSLENGNDMTVVLVEAPVNKQKASFFQLYSSIAELFGSGWALKRMVATMVLGIGIGMVYYGMPLAVGNLGFDIYLAVVFNALMEIPAYVATYFLENCRRKPSVLVFSIASGVCCIMCVVVGSGIPEIRVGLAMASVFSACTAFNVFLIYILELFPTSVRNTTSSLVGQATVFGNVFTPFLISAGRKNDIFSYGVFGVVIMLSCFALLGLPETRGLALCDTMDQQEKKDDMSG, from the coding sequence ATGGCGGCTATAGAAGAGTTACCTTCTTCCATTCCTCAGCCTTCTTCCAAGgtatatattttatttccatTGTTACTTTCAAATCTCAATTAACCTAATTATGTATAAACAAAATCTGATTCTGTTGTCCAGGAAAAAGTGTTTCCATCCATAGATGATATGATGGAAAAGGGTTTCggaagatttggttggttcgAATTCATGATGTGCATTCTTGTTTCATTTGCATCATTCTTTGATGCACAACAATCGTTCATAACGATTTACACAGATGAATACCCGACATGGCATTGCATAAATTCAACATTATGTAGCTCAGATTCTAATATCTGTAATATTCCTAAATCTTCATGGTCATGGGATGGACCGTCACACAAAACAGTGATATCTCAATGGAGTCTTGAATGTGCCAGTAGCTTCGTTACTGGTTTACCGCAATCTTCGTTCTTCATTGGTTGTCTTTTCGGTTCGTTTCTTCTCTCAACTTTAGCTGATACTTCACTTGGAAGAAAGAATACACTTGTTATGTCTTGTTTATCTATGTCTATAGTTTCAATTCTCATAGTTTTCTCTACCAATATTTGGATTTACTCTGCTTTTAAATTCGTCATTGGATTTTTTAGTTCGTCGATCGGAACTTGTGTTTTGGTTTTGCTCGCGGAGAAAGTTAGTACTGAACGGAGGTTCACCGTTGGTATTATCGAATATTTCTGCTTCACATTAGGGTATATGTCACTGTCCGGTATAGGTTATGTCAATAGATTTAACTCATGGAGATCGGTTTACATCTGGACGTCGGTTCCTGCTATTTGTTACTCGGGTCTCGCTTATATCTTTGTTACCGAGTCTCCAAGGTGGCTTCTAATGCAAGGAAGACATGAAGAAGCTATGGCGATGCTTACAGATGTTTCTTCATTAGAGAATGGTAATGATATGACAGTAGTTTTAGTAGAAGCTCCGGTGAATAAACAAAAGGCTTCATTTTTCCAACTCTACTCATCGATAGCGGAGTTGTTTGGGAGTGGTTGGGCTTTAAAGAGAATGGTGGCGACAATGGTGCTTGGTATTGGAATTGGAATGGTGTATTATGGTATGCCATTAGCAGTTGGGAATTTAGGATTCGACATTTACTTGGCTGTTGTATTCAATGCCTTGATGGAAATACCGGCTTATGTGGCTACCTATTTCTTGGAGAATTGCCGAAGAAAACCGTCAGTTCTTGTATTCTCAATAGCTAGTGGTGTATGTTGtataatgtgtgttgttgttggaTCAGGAATACCAGAAATTCGAGTCGGATTAGCAATGGCATCGGTTTTCAGTGCGTGCACAGCTTTTAATGTGTTTCTCATTTACATTTTAGAGCTATTTCCAACAAGTGTGAGGAACACTACATCATCATTGGTGGGACAAGCTACTGTTTTTGGTAATGTTTTCACACcgtttttgatatctgctgggagGAAAAACGACATTTTCTCTTACGGCGTGTTTGGAGTAGTTATCATGTTGTCGTGTTTTGCGTTGCTTGGTTTGCCAGAGACAAGAGGATTAGCTCTTTGTGATACCATGGATCAACAAGAGAAGAAAGACGATATGTCAGGTTAA